From a region of the Gossypium raimondii isolate GPD5lz chromosome 10, ASM2569854v1, whole genome shotgun sequence genome:
- the LOC105775897 gene encoding uncharacterized protein LOC105775897, giving the protein MADGPQTPASRASATLSPGLWYRWSRVAMVGLLLMLQLYFVASHRNVHVPQPSASPPLRHKHSPQAAIKPLIDEFLDENSPLRHLFFPDIKSAIHPANGSHYYRPGHIWLDTQGNPIQAHGGGVLYDETSHTYYWYGEYRQVGVIGVGCYSSKDLWTWQNQGIVLSAQQINNETHKSNMLERPKVIYNDKTGKYVMWMHVDDVHYRKAAVGIAISDRPTGPFQYLGSRRPHGFDSRDMTIFKDDNGVAYIIYSSKMNTELHIGPLTEDYLDVQPNMRRILVGQRREAPAVFKYQGTYYMITSACTGWAPNEAKVDAAESIMGPWETIGDPCIGGKEMFRLTTFLSQSTFVLPLLGLPGSYIFMADRWNPAELNDSRYVWLPLAIGGRSLESNSSGSQSPWPRVSIHWHKKWRLPLSWRL; this is encoded by the exons ATGGCCGACGGCCCACAAACCCCTGCAAGTAGAGCTTCTGCAACCCTCTCTCCAGGCTTGT GGTATAGATGGTCAAGGGTTGCTATGGTGGGGTTACTGCTTATGCTCCAACTCTACTTTGTTGCTAGCCATAGAAATGTTCATGTTCCCCAGCCCTCGGCCTCTCCTCCTCTGAGACACAAGCATTCCCCACAGGCTGCTATTAAACCTTTGATCGATGAATTTCTGGATGAGAACTCCCCCCTTCGGCATTTGTTCTTTCCAGATATCAAAAGTGCTATACATCCCGCAAATGGTAGCCACTACTACCGTCCAGGCCACATTTGGTTGGATACTCAAGGGAATCCCATTCAAGCTCATGGAGGTGGTGTGTTGTATGATGAAACATCGCATACGTACTATTGGTATGGAGAATACAGACAA GTGGGTGTTATAGGAGTTGGTTGCTATTCTTCCAAGGACTTATGGACATGGCAAAACCAAGGTATTGTGTTGTCTGCACAACAGATAAATAATGAAACCCACAAATCCAACATGTTGGAACGCCCAAAAGTCATTTACAATGACAAGACAGGAAAGTATGTAATGTGGATGCATGTTGACGATGTCCACTACAGGAAAGCTGCTGTTGGCATTGCTATCAGCGATCGCCCAACAGGTCCTTTTCAGTATCTCGGTAGTCGAAGGCCTCATGGATTCGATAGTAGGGACATGACCATCTTCAAGGACGACAATGGTGTAGCATATATCATTTATTCATCTAAAATGAATACAGAACTTCACATTGGACCTTTAACCGAAGATTATCTAGACGTGCAGCCTAATATGCGAAGGATTCTAGTTGGACAACGCCGGGAAGCCCCTGCTGTTTTCAAGTACCAGGGGACGTACTACATGATAACATCGGCTTGCACTGGATGGGCACCGAATGAAGCAAAGGTAGATGCAGCCGAGTCGATCATGGGACCGTGGGAGACGATTGGTGACCCGTGCATCGGAGGGAAGGAAATGTTTCGACTTACAACATTTTTGTCACAGAGTACATTTGTGCTTCCACTGCTAGGCCTTCCAggttcatatatttttatggcaGATCGATGGAATCCGGCTGAATTAAACGATTCGAGGTATGTATGGTTACCTTTAGCGATCGGTGGTCGGTCTCTTGAATCGAATAGTTCTGGATCTCAATCACCATGGCCAAGAGTGTCAATACATTGGCATAAGAAGTGGAGACTTCCCTTGAGTTGGAGGCTATAG